From a region of the Gossypium raimondii isolate GPD5lz chromosome 10, ASM2569854v1, whole genome shotgun sequence genome:
- the LOC105775382 gene encoding LOW QUALITY PROTEIN: probable xyloglucan galactosyltransferase GT14 (The sequence of the model RefSeq protein was modified relative to this genomic sequence to represent the inferred CDS: deleted 1 base in 1 codon; substituted 1 base at 1 genomic stop codon), with the protein MKFHALMREFCVGKPILSKWRNQCRRTNYNTYLWFLLIFSIVVLILLHHLFFSMDAPTSSHHHSNKKIHSLVGESSSQDSCLGRYIYIYDLSKRFNQDLLINSQIFTRPTDKTSMCVYVQNYGFGLQIQNSDTSDIWNNNWFSTNQFMLEVIFHNRMKKYKCLTNDSIVAFAIFVTYYVGLDLSHYIWGFNTSMRDYSGFNLINWLKKKTXWKSMSCKDHFLVFGRIARDFRRKSDRKSEWGSNFRFLPDCKNMSMLTIESSPWENDIVVPHSTSFHPSRGDQMKHLVVKPDSKRVSLIVRGRQERHGYDNRGRTQEQNPRGKSKAVTSSSLSDDDITQI; encoded by the exons ATGAAATTCCATGCACTGATGAGAGAGTTTTGTGTTGGAAAACCCATCTTAAGCAAATGGAGAAACCAATGCAGAAGAACAAATTACAACACATATTTGTGGTTTCTTCTTATATTTTCCATTGTTGTATTAATCCTTCTTCATCACCTGTTCTTTTCAATGGATGCTCCAACTTCATCACACCACCACTCCAATAAGAAGATTCATAGTTTAGTTGGTGAAAGTTCAAGTCAAGATTCATGCTTGGGTCGATATATTTATATCTATGATCTTTCCAAGCGATTCAATCAAGATTTGCTCATCAACAGTCAGATTTTTACAAGGCCTACTGATAAAACCAGTATGTGTGTATATGTacaaaattatggttttggtcTTCAGATTCAAAACTCCGACACTTCGGATATATGGAACAACAATTGGTTTTCGACGAATCAATTCATGTTAGAAGTTATTTTCCATAATAGGATGAAGAAATACAAGTGTTTAACTAATGATTCAATCGTTGCTTTTGCTATTTTCGTCACGTATTATGTTGGTTTGGATCTTTCTCACTATATATGGGGATTCAATACTTCTATGAGAGATTACTCGGGtttcaatttgattaattgGCTTAAA AAAAAAACCTAATGGAAATCCATGTCGTGTAAAGATCATTTCTTGGTTTTCGGTAGGATTGCTCGTGATTTCAGGAGAAAATCTGACAGGAAATCTGAATGGGGAAGCAACTTCAGATTCTTACCAGACTGTAAGAACATGTCAATGTTAACAATCGAATCAAGTCCATGGGAAAATGACATAGTTGTTCCACACTCGACTAGCTTCCACCCTTCAAGAGGTGATCAA atgaagcatcttgtggttaaacctGACTCTAAGAGAGTGagtctcattgttcgtgggagacaagaacGGCATGGTTATGAtaatcgtggaaggacacaggaacaaAATCCTCgtggtaaatctaagg ctgtCACTTCCTCTTCcctgtcagatgatgatattactcaAATTTga